The window CGTGAACGCCTGGTTGAACTGGGTGTTGTCGATGATCTGGAGTCCCGGGCGGGCCAGTTCGGCGCGCATCAGCAGCGCCATCACCCCGGCGACCAGGAAGAAGAGGAACGACGTGATCAGGTAGAGGTGGCCGATCTTCTTGTGGTCGGTCGTCGTCAGCCAGTCGACCACCACCCGCCCGTGCCGTGTCCTCGGCACGGTCGGCGCCGTCGGCTGTACGGTCTGCGTCCCCATCGCTCGCTCGCCCCTTCGCTCATCGCGTACCGGGCCCGCCGAAGCCCGCGCCGCAGGTGCCCGCGAGCTCACGCCATGATGCTCGGGGCACCGCGCGCTCCGACAGGGGCGTATCGGCCTCTGTGTGCCCGATCCACGCATTTCCTGTGCGGCGCCGGTTCGGCCGGACCGGTGGCGGCGCCGGAATGGAATGGAGCTCCGGGGGTACTTCTCCCGGCACTTTCCGCCGGGCTTTTCCAGGAGCTCATGTGACACGCGGGAATTACGATCGAATGCCTGCGGAAGGCCTACGGAAGGCCTACAGAACCGCTCTTCCGTGTGACGGACATCGCGGGAAACGGCTGTCGTGATCTTGTGACAGAAGTGTGACCGGGGCCGGACAGCCACCGGGGGTAGCGTGGCGGCATGGCACCCATTCCGACACCTTCCGCGGAACCCGACGACAGCCCGGACACCTATGTCGGCCTGGCGGCCGACCGGGCCGAACACCTCGCGCGTGAGCGTGGCTGGCCGACGGTGCGCACCCTGCCGCCGGGGGCGATCATCACGATGGAGTACCGCGTGGGACGGCTGAACTTCGAGGTGAAGGGCGGCCGGGTGGCGCGGGCCTGGAAGGGCTGAGGACACGCGCGAAGGCCCCGGTTCCGCAGTGGAACCGGGGCCTTCGCGCGTCTGTCAGGGGTGGGCCGAGGAGGTCGAGCCGCGCGGGTGCCGCTCCGGGTGCGGAGGGCGGCGGCTGCCGGCCGGGGTGACCGGGGTGCGCTCCGAGCGGGCCGTGTGCGGCCCCGGGGCCAGGTAGGCCGGGGCCCGGGGCGAGCGGGCCGCGACGTCCTCCCGGTCGGCGGGCAGCGGCGTGACCACCACGGGCGGCGCGCTGACCGGGACGGCGGCCGTACCGTCGCGGCCGGACCGCCAGCGGTCGCGCAGGTCGAAGATCCGGGCCTCGGCACGGGCGATCAGCGGCTCGAACCACGGCAGGGCGAGCAGGATCAGCAGACCCGCGACCCAGCCGAGGAGCACATCGCTCAGCCAGTGCGTACCGAGATAGACGGTGGCCATCCCGACGCCGAGCGAGGTCACGGCGGAGACGGCGGACAGCCAGCGGCGCGCTCTCGGGGTGGAGGCGAGGTAGGCCAGGATTCCCCAGGTCACCACGGCGTTGGCGGTGTGACCGCTCGGAAATATATCGCCGCCGCGCCACATCTCGTTCGAGCCGATTATGGTCGCGTAGTGCGGTCCGAGGCGGCCCATGCCGTACTTGGCGGCGCCGACCGTGATGTTCAGCAGCAGCAGCGAGACGCCGAGGGCGAGCATCGGACGCAGGGTGTGCTGCCGCCACGAGCGCCAGCCCAGCCAGGCCGCGACCATCACCGCGGTCGGGCCGCGCTGGCCGAGCACCACGTAGTAGTCGACGAACCAGTGGATCTCCGACCACTGCTGGTACGGCCGGAAGAACATGACCTGCCAGTCGAGCCGGACCAGCCAGGACGTGATCACCACGGCCCACACGATCGCGCCGTAGAACGCGGCGGTGGCCGCGAACAGCACGATGCGGTGCCTGCTCATCTTCGGCACATCGATGTGGGCGGGTCGTTCCGGCTCACGATCCAGCCGGGCGAACACCCGGTCCAGACGGGTGAGCTTCGGTTCGGTACGCACCCAATCGACGTTACAGCGAGTGAGCTCTGATCCCGGGCGAATCAACGGCTTTGTGATGACGATGTGATGTGGGATTCCTCTCAGCAGGACGTTTATTTCCACCGAATCTGCAATCGTCGGCCGCTGCGGCCTTCAATTCCTTTGATCATTCCGGATGGGGGTTTTATTGCGCTTTTGAATTCGTTCACCGGAGCATGGTGCGGAATTACCCCGGCGCTCACAGCGGGTCAGGGCGGACCGGAGCCGTTCAGCCAGAACGCGCCGTACACCGCGGAGGCTACCGCCACCGACCCGAGCACCACCGTTGACCTGCGCGTACGCAGCCGGGCGAGGGCCAGCGCGAGGGGCAGGAGCAGCGGGAACGCGGGCACCAGCAGGCGCGGTTTCGAGCCGAAGTAGCTCGACGCGCACAGCGCGAGCGCGGTGACGACCCCGGTGTAGACCAGCAGCGGGAGCGGCTGGCGCTGACGTACCCCGACCAGATACAGCCAGACGACTGACACGACCCCGGCGATCAGCCCGACGCCGGCCAGGGCCGAGGGGAACGACGTGAACTTCTCGGCGACGAACCGGGCGAAGGCGTAACCGCCGTCGAAGCCGTTGCGCCACCCCGCCTGCACCTCGAGATAGCCGAGCGGCCCCTTGCCGGTGTGGTGGCCGACCCACAGGACGTAGCCGGCGGTGCCGAGGGGGGCCAGCAGCATGCCGAGGACACGGGAGGCGTCGGCCGAGGCGGAGGCGACGACGGAAGGGGACGCGGACGGGGAGGCGGACGAAGAGGTGAGGGCGGAGGCGGGGGCGCTTGGCGTGATGTGCGCGCCGTCCGGCTCGTTCGCGCGTCGGTCCCGCACGAAAGAGGCGATGGCCGCCACCCACACCGCCGCCACCACCGCCATCCCCACCGGACGGGTCAGCCCCGCCAGCAGCGCCAGCACGCCCGCCACAGGGAGCCGGCCGGTCAGGACCGCGTACAGCGCCCACGCGGCGAGCGCCGTGAACAGGGACTCGCTGTACGCCATCGACTGCACGATCCCGACCGGGAGGACGGCCCACAGCAGCACCGCGCACACCCCGGCCCGGCGGCCGTACACATGGTCGGCCACCGCGAAGATTCCCCAGGCCGCGGCGAGGGAGGCGACCAGACTGACGAGGAAACCCCCGTCCGCGGGGGACAGCGGGGACACCGCCGTCACCAGCCGCTCCAGCCAGGGCAGCAGCGGGAAGAACGCCAGATTGGAGTGCACGTCCCCGTTGGCCAGGCGCACCTCGTAGCCGTAGCCGAGCTCGGCGACCCTGGTGTACCAGAGCGCGTCCCAGCGAGCGGTCAGCAGTGTGTACGCGTCCTTGTCGCGGGCAGCGCTCCACACGGCCAGGGCGACGAGGCCCAGGGCGCGTACGGCCGCGTACCCCAGGAGCGCCGGGGCCGCCCGGCGCAGCGCCCCGGCGCGGGATGGCGGGGCCGCGCGCGTCTCGAGATCGGTCACGGGCCCGATTATCGACCCGGGGCGGAACCGGGCGGCCGGGCGGGGCGTGGTGGAGGCAGAGGGGGCGGCAGTAGGGGGCGGCGGAGGAGTGGCGGAGAAGTGGCGACGGAGTGGCGTACGCCACATCGTTCCGCCGGAACTGTGAGAGGTCCGCCACTGGGCTCCGGCGGGGACTCGCGTACTCTGACGTGTCACTCGCTTTTCGTTTGCGCGGGCCGGAGACCACCACCACCGCTCCTCTCCGGCCGAGTCGCGGGGGCGTCCCCCACCCCGTGAGCCCGCCGATCGCGAGGGAACATCTGGGAGGTACGTACATGTCCGGGACGACCACGGCTGCCGCTGCGCTGCGCCGTCGGGCGGCCGGGGCCGGTGCCAACCGCTGGGTGGTTCTCGTCGTCCTCTGCGTCAGCCTGCTGCTGGTCGCCGTCGACGCCACCGTGCTGCACGTGGCGGTTCCCGCCGTCACGGAGGACCTGAGGCCCGGCGGGATCGAGCTGCTCTGGATCGTCGATGTCTACCCGCTCGTCTGCGCCTCGCTGCTGATCCTCTTCGGCACGCTGGGCGACCGCGTCGGACGCCGAAGGGTCCTGCTCCTCGGGTACGCGCTGTTCGGCGTGGCCTCCGGTATGGCGGCCCTGGCGGACAACGCCCAGGTGCTGATCGTGGCGCGGGCGCTGCTCGGCGTGGGCGGCGCGATGATCATGCCCGCGACCCTGTCGATCCTGCGCCAGGTCTTCCCGGACCGGCGCGAGCGGGCGCTCGCGATCGGCATCTGGAGCGCCGTGGCCGCGGTGGGCGCGGCGGTCGGGCCGCTGCTCGGCGGCTTCCTGCTGGAGCACTTCTGGTGGGGTTCGGTCTTCCTCGTCAACATTCCTTTGATGCTGGTCAGTCTTCCGGTGGGGCGGCTGCTGCTGCCCGAGTCGAAGGGCGACGGCACCGGCCCCTGGGACGTCATCGGCGCCCTGATGGCGGCGGCCGGGCTGTTCGGCATGGTGCTGGGCGTCAAGCGGCTCGGGGGCGGGGAGCCGGTGTGGAGCATGTTCACCGTGCTGCCGCTGGTCCTCGGGGCCGCGCTCCTGGTGGGCTTCGTACGGCGGCAGCGGCGGCGGACGTATCCGCTGGTCGACCTCAAGATGTTCGCGCGGCCGGCGTTCAGCACGTCCGTCGGCTGCATCGTGCTGGCGATGCTCGCGCTGGTCGGTCTGGAGCTGATCGCGGCGCAGTATCTGCAGCTCGTGCTCGGGCTGTCGCCGCTGGAGACGGGGTTGCGGCTGCTGCCGCTGACGTTCGCGGCGATGGCGGCCGGGCTGGCCGGGGCGCGGATGCTGCGGCGCTTCGGGCCGCGGCGGATGGTGAGCGTCGGGTTCTGTGTCACGGCGTTCGCGGTGCTGCTGCTGACGGCGCTGGGGCGTACGGACCAGTGCGCGCTGATGCTGACCGCGTTCGTGCTGCTCGGCTTCGGGCTGGAGACGACGCTGTTCGGGGCGTACGAGTCGATGCTGAGCGAGGCGCCGCAGGAACAGGCCGGTGGGGCGGCGGCGATCGGGGAGACGTCCTACCAGCTCGGGGCCGGCATCGGGATCGCGCTGCTCGGCAGCGTGATGAACGCGGCGTACGCGCCTGGACTGTCCGGTGTGTCGGGGGTGCCGGAGTCGGCGTCCTCCTCGGCGGGGCATTCGCTGGGGGAGGCCTACGAGGTCGCCGCGCGGCTGGGCGGGTCGGCCGGGGCCGCGCTGCGGCATGCCGCCCGGGACGCGTTCGTGCACGGGCTGCATGTGACGTTGCTGGTGAGCGCGGGGCTGTTGCTGCTCGGGGCGGCGATGGCGCTGCGGTTGCCGCGGGCGATGCAGTGCGAGGAGGAGGCGGGCGGTGCGGTGGAGGTACCCGCACCCAGGGACGCCGCGGAGTCCCGCGTCTCGGTGTGACTCGCCCACCCACGCACCGCCCGTAACTCCCGACTGGAGGTCCGGGCCGCCTGTGGGGGTGGGGCGGCGTCGGCAGCTTGCGGAGGTGGGTGGTGGCAGGGCTGGGCCCCGGCTCGTGGGGAGCGGGGAGCGGGGAGCGAGGAGCGGGGATCGGGGAGCCGATCCTCCTTGGGCTGCGCCCGAGGCGAAGGACTCGCCGTGCGCGCGTGGAAGCCATGCCGGTGCCCTCGGTGGAGCCCGCAGGGGTGCTCGACGTCATGTGCGAGGGGCCCGCAGGCGCCGATGGGGCTCTGCCCCGGTCGGCGACCTTGGCCACTCAGTTGGGAGCTACGGGTGGTGCGGGGGTGGGCAGGCGTCGTAGCGTCGTGGTTAGCGGTGCTAGTTAAAGAGTCTCGGAGGGTGTCGTCATGTCCGTGTCGTCCAAGCTGCCCCCCTTCGACCCCGGCGACCCCCTCGGCCTCGACGACCTGCTGGATGCCGAGGACCTCGGGATCAGGGACACGGTCAGGGCCTGGGCCGCGGATCGGGTGCTGCCGTATGTGGCCGACTGGTACGAGAAGGGGGAGCTGCCGGAGATCCGGGAGCTGGCGAGGGAGCTCGGGGGGCTCGGGGCGCTCGGGATGTCGCTGAGCGGGTACGGGTGCGCCGGCGCCTCCGCCGTGCAGTACGGGCTCGCCTGTCTGGAGCTGGAGGCCGCCGACTCCGGCATCAGGTCCCTCGTCTCCGTGCAGGGCTCCCTCGCCATGTACGCCATCCACCGCTTCGGGAGCGAGGAGCAGAAGCGGGAATGGCTGCCCCGTATGGCCTCCGGCGAGGTCATCGGCTGCTTCGGGCTCACCGAGCCCGACCACGGCTCCGACCCCGCCTCCATGCGGACGTACGCCAAGCGCGACGGCTCCGACTGGGTGCTCAACGGCCGCAAGATGTGGATCACCAACGGCTCGGTCGCCGGTGTCGCCGTCGTCTGGGCGCAGACCGAGGACGGCATCCGAGGGTTCGTCGTACCGACCGGCAGCAGCGGGTTCTCCGCGCCGGAGATCAAGCACAAGTGGTCCCTGCGCGCCTCGGTGACCAGCGAACTCGTCCTGGACGACGTACGTCTGCCCGCCGACGCCGTACTCCCGGAGGGCACCGGCCTGCGCGGGCCGCTCAGCTGTCTGTCCCACGCCCGGTACGGAATCGTCTGGGGCGCCATGGGCGCGGCCCGCAGTTCCTTCGAGGCCGCCGTCGACTACGCGAAGTCGCGGGAGCAGTTCGGGCGGCCCATCGGCGGCTTCCAGCTCACCCAGGCCAAACTCGCCGACATGGCGGTCGAACTGCACAAGGGGATTCTGCTCGCCCATCATCTGGGGCGGCGTATGGACGCCGGCCGCCTGCGCCCCGAACAGGTCAGCTTCGGCAAGCTCAACAACGTACGAGAAGCGATCGAGATCTGCCGCACGGCCCGCACCATTCTCGGCGCCAACGGGATCTCGCTCGAATACCCCGTGATGCGGCACGCGACCAACCTCGAGTCGGTGCTCACCTACGAGGGCACCGTCGAGATGCACCAGCTCGTGCTGGGCAAGGCGCTCACCGGACTCGACGCCTTCCGCTAGACGCCGTCCGGTGAACCCCGAGGGGGGGGCAGGGCCGGTGAGCGGCCCTGCCTCAGCTCTGGTTGAAGAAGCCGTCCGTGCGGTGCCCGGCCGGGTCGCCGTTCACGATCTCCGTGTTGGCGGGGGTCAGCAGGAACACACGGGTCGACACCCGCTCGATCGAACCCCGCAGCCCGAAGATCAGCCCGGCCGCGAAGTCGACCACGCGCTTGGCGTCGGCGGCGTCCATGGCCGTGAGATTCATGATGACCGGGACGCCCTCGCGGAACAG of the Streptomyces koelreuteriae genome contains:
- a CDS encoding I78 family peptidase inhibitor: MAPIPTPSAEPDDSPDTYVGLAADRAEHLARERGWPTVRTLPPGAIITMEYRVGRLNFEVKGGRVARAWKG
- a CDS encoding MFS transporter encodes the protein MSGTTTAAAALRRRAAGAGANRWVVLVVLCVSLLLVAVDATVLHVAVPAVTEDLRPGGIELLWIVDVYPLVCASLLILFGTLGDRVGRRRVLLLGYALFGVASGMAALADNAQVLIVARALLGVGGAMIMPATLSILRQVFPDRRERALAIGIWSAVAAVGAAVGPLLGGFLLEHFWWGSVFLVNIPLMLVSLPVGRLLLPESKGDGTGPWDVIGALMAAAGLFGMVLGVKRLGGGEPVWSMFTVLPLVLGAALLVGFVRRQRRRTYPLVDLKMFARPAFSTSVGCIVLAMLALVGLELIAAQYLQLVLGLSPLETGLRLLPLTFAAMAAGLAGARMLRRFGPRRMVSVGFCVTAFAVLLLTALGRTDQCALMLTAFVLLGFGLETTLFGAYESMLSEAPQEQAGGAAAIGETSYQLGAGIGIALLGSVMNAAYAPGLSGVSGVPESASSSAGHSLGEAYEVAARLGGSAGAALRHAARDAFVHGLHVTLLVSAGLLLLGAAMALRLPRAMQCEEEAGGAVEVPAPRDAAESRVSV
- a CDS encoding cell division protein SepF, producing the protein MGSVRKASAWLGLVDDNEDERYYDDDYSDGTESGEAWVTDPRVKVASDVAEERGRRIGTVTPDSFRDARAIGELFREGVPVIMNLTAMDAADAKRVVDFAAGLIFGLRGSIERVSTRVFLLTPANTEIVNGDPAGHRTDGFFNQS
- a CDS encoding glycosyltransferase family 39 protein; this encodes MTDLETRAAPPSRAGALRRAAPALLGYAAVRALGLVALAVWSAARDKDAYTLLTARWDALWYTRVAELGYGYEVRLANGDVHSNLAFFPLLPWLERLVTAVSPLSPADGGFLVSLVASLAAAWGIFAVADHVYGRRAGVCAVLLWAVLPVGIVQSMAYSESLFTALAAWALYAVLTGRLPVAGVLALLAGLTRPVGMAVVAAVWVAAIASFVRDRRANEPDGAHITPSAPASALTSSSASPSASPSVVASASADASRVLGMLLAPLGTAGYVLWVGHHTGKGPLGYLEVQAGWRNGFDGGYAFARFVAEKFTSFPSALAGVGLIAGVVSVVWLYLVGVRQRQPLPLLVYTGVVTALALCASSYFGSKPRLLVPAFPLLLPLALALARLRTRRSTVVLGSVAVASAVYGAFWLNGSGPP
- a CDS encoding phosphatase PAP2 family protein; translated protein: MRTEPKLTRLDRVFARLDREPERPAHIDVPKMSRHRIVLFAATAAFYGAIVWAVVITSWLVRLDWQVMFFRPYQQWSEIHWFVDYYVVLGQRGPTAVMVAAWLGWRSWRQHTLRPMLALGVSLLLLNITVGAAKYGMGRLGPHYATIIGSNEMWRGGDIFPSGHTANAVVTWGILAYLASTPRARRWLSAVSAVTSLGVGMATVYLGTHWLSDVLLGWVAGLLILLALPWFEPLIARAEARIFDLRDRWRSGRDGTAAVPVSAPPVVVTPLPADREDVAARSPRAPAYLAPGPHTARSERTPVTPAGSRRPPHPERHPRGSTSSAHP
- a CDS encoding acyl-CoA dehydrogenase family protein; translated protein: MSVSSKLPPFDPGDPLGLDDLLDAEDLGIRDTVRAWAADRVLPYVADWYEKGELPEIRELARELGGLGALGMSLSGYGCAGASAVQYGLACLELEAADSGIRSLVSVQGSLAMYAIHRFGSEEQKREWLPRMASGEVIGCFGLTEPDHGSDPASMRTYAKRDGSDWVLNGRKMWITNGSVAGVAVVWAQTEDGIRGFVVPTGSSGFSAPEIKHKWSLRASVTSELVLDDVRLPADAVLPEGTGLRGPLSCLSHARYGIVWGAMGAARSSFEAAVDYAKSREQFGRPIGGFQLTQAKLADMAVELHKGILLAHHLGRRMDAGRLRPEQVSFGKLNNVREAIEICRTARTILGANGISLEYPVMRHATNLESVLTYEGTVEMHQLVLGKALTGLDAFR